From the genome of Pseudoliparis swirei isolate HS2019 ecotype Mariana Trench chromosome 10, NWPU_hadal_v1, whole genome shotgun sequence, one region includes:
- the ube2h gene encoding ubiquitin-conjugating enzyme E2 H, which yields MSSPSPGKRRMDTDVVKLIESKHEVTILSGLNEFVVKFFGPQGTPYEGGVWKVRVDLPDKYPFKSPSIGFMNKIFHPNIDEASGTVCLDVINQTWTALYDLTNIFESFLPQLLSYPNPIDPLNGDAAAMYLHRPEEYKQKIKEYIQKYATEEALKEQEEGAGDSSSESSMSDFSEDEAQDMEL from the exons CATCGAGAGCAAGCATGAAGTCACCATCCTCAGTGGACTCAATGAATTTGTAGTGAAGTTTTTCGGACCACAAGGAA CACCGTACGAAGGAGGCGTGTGGAAGGTGCGAGTCGATCTGCCGGACAAATATCCTTTCAAATCGCCATCAATAG GATTCATGAACAAGATTTTTCATCCCAACATTGACGAAGC GTCAGGGACAGTGTGCTTAGATGTCATCAACCAGACATGGACCGCCCTTTATG ATTTAACCAACATCTTTGAGTCGTTCCTGCCCCAGCTGCTGTCTTACCCGAACCCCATCGACCCCCTGAACGGAGACGCAGCTGCCATGTACCTTCACCGGCCAGAGGAGTACAAGCAGAAAATCAAAG AATACATCCAGAAATATGCAACAGAGGAGGCTCtgaaggagcaggaagagggggCGGGCGACTCCTCGTCTGAAAGCTCCATGTCTGATTTCTCAGAAGACGAAGCCCAGGACATGGAGTTGTAG